In a single window of the Streptomyces sp. NBC_00285 genome:
- a CDS encoding TetR/AcrR family transcriptional regulator: protein MADGTARKRGRPRRTESDAAGTRDRILGAAREEFSERGYEKTSVRGIAKAAGVDPALVHHYFGTKEQVFAAAVEVAAAPALSGPDALADGPLDDMGERLTRFVFGIWENPATRMPILAIVRSAVNNETAATVFRRLVVTQLLRRVVDRLDLPDAELRAELAAAQLVGTAMLRYVIKMEPLASADVEQIIARVAPVVQGHLTGP, encoded by the coding sequence GTGGCCGACGGCACCGCCCGGAAGCGTGGTCGGCCCCGTCGTACGGAATCGGACGCGGCCGGCACCCGTGACCGCATCCTCGGTGCGGCCCGCGAGGAGTTCTCCGAGCGGGGCTACGAGAAGACGTCCGTGCGCGGCATCGCCAAGGCCGCCGGAGTCGACCCGGCCCTGGTCCACCACTACTTCGGCACCAAGGAGCAGGTCTTCGCGGCGGCCGTGGAGGTCGCCGCCGCGCCCGCGCTCAGCGGACCCGACGCGCTCGCCGACGGTCCTCTCGACGACATGGGGGAGCGCCTGACCCGTTTCGTCTTCGGTATCTGGGAGAACCCGGCGACGCGCATGCCGATCCTGGCGATCGTGCGCTCCGCCGTGAACAACGAGACCGCGGCCACCGTCTTCCGACGGCTCGTCGTCACCCAGCTGCTGCGCCGTGTCGTCGACCGGCTGGACCTGCCGGACGCGGAACTGCGGGCCGAACTGGCGGCCGCGCAGCTCGTGGGGACGGCCATGCTCCGCTACGTGATCAAGATGGAGCCGCTGGCGTCGGCGGACGTCGAGCAGATCATCGCGCGGGTGGCCCCGGTGGTGCAGGGCCATCTGACCGGGCCCTGA
- the ilvD gene encoding dihydroxy-acid dehydratase: MPELRSRTVTHGRNMAGARALMRASGVPGADIGRKPIIAVANSFTEFVPGHTHLQPVGRIVSEAITAAGGIPREFNTIAVDDGIAMGHGGMLYSLPSRDLIADSVEYMVEAHCADALICISNCDKITPGMLNAALRLNIPTVFVSGGPMESGRATLVDGTVRTLDLVDAMSEAVNEKISDADMLRIEENACPTCGSCSGMFTANSMNCLTEAIGLSLPGNGSVLATHTARKQLYVDAADTVMDVTRRYYEQDDETVLPRNVATLAAFENAMALDIAMGGSTNTILHLLAAAQEAEVPFGLEEINEVSRRVPCLAKVAPNVAKNRTYYMEDVHRAGGIPALLGELHRAGLLNEGVHSVHSPSLADWLKTWDVRGGSPSPKALELWHAAPGCVRSAEAFSQSERWEALDEDAAEGCIRSAEHAYSKDGGLAVLKGNLAVDGCVVKTAGVDESIWRFEGPAVVCESQEEAVQKILTQQVKEGDVVVIRYEGPKGGPGMQEMLYPTSYLKGRGLGKACALITDGRFSGGTSGLSIGHASPEAAAGGTIALVEDGDRIRIDIPGRTIELLVDDAELARREAALGGVYAPKNRERKVSAALRAYAAMATSADKGAVRDVSKLG, translated from the coding sequence ATGCCCGAGCTGAGGTCCCGCACAGTCACCCACGGCCGCAACATGGCGGGCGCCCGCGCCCTTATGCGCGCCTCCGGTGTACCCGGTGCGGACATCGGCCGCAAGCCGATCATCGCGGTCGCCAACAGCTTCACGGAGTTCGTGCCCGGCCACACCCACCTCCAGCCCGTCGGCCGGATCGTCAGTGAGGCCATCACAGCGGCCGGAGGCATCCCGCGTGAGTTCAACACGATCGCCGTCGACGACGGCATCGCGATGGGCCACGGCGGCATGCTGTACTCCCTCCCCTCCCGCGACCTGATCGCGGACTCGGTGGAGTACATGGTCGAGGCCCACTGCGCCGACGCCCTGATCTGCATCTCCAACTGCGACAAGATCACCCCGGGCATGCTGAACGCCGCGCTGCGGCTGAACATCCCCACGGTCTTCGTCTCCGGCGGCCCGATGGAGTCCGGCCGCGCGACCCTCGTGGACGGCACGGTCCGTACGCTCGACCTGGTCGACGCGATGTCCGAGGCCGTGAACGAGAAGATCTCGGACGCGGACATGCTCCGTATCGAGGAGAACGCCTGCCCGACCTGCGGCAGCTGTTCCGGCATGTTCACCGCCAACTCGATGAACTGCCTGACCGAGGCCATCGGCCTCTCCCTCCCCGGCAACGGCTCGGTCCTCGCCACGCACACGGCCCGCAAGCAGCTGTACGTCGACGCGGCCGACACGGTCATGGACGTCACCCGGCGCTACTACGAGCAGGACGACGAGACGGTCCTGCCCCGCAACGTCGCCACCCTCGCGGCCTTCGAGAACGCCATGGCGCTGGACATCGCCATGGGCGGCTCCACCAACACGATCCTGCACCTGCTGGCCGCGGCCCAGGAAGCGGAGGTCCCCTTCGGCCTGGAGGAGATCAACGAGGTCTCGCGCCGCGTGCCGTGCCTCGCGAAGGTCGCCCCGAACGTCGCGAAGAACCGCACGTACTACATGGAGGACGTGCACCGCGCGGGCGGCATCCCCGCCCTGCTCGGCGAGCTGCACCGCGCGGGCCTGCTGAACGAGGGCGTCCACTCGGTCCACAGCCCGTCCCTCGCGGACTGGCTCAAGACGTGGGACGTCCGCGGCGGCTCCCCGTCCCCCAAGGCGCTGGAACTGTGGCACGCGGCCCCGGGCTGCGTCCGCTCCGCCGAGGCGTTCTCCCAGTCGGAGCGCTGGGAGGCCCTGGACGAGGACGCCGCCGAGGGCTGCATCCGCAGCGCCGAGCACGCGTACTCCAAGGACGGCGGCCTCGCCGTCCTCAAGGGCAACCTCGCGGTCGACGGCTGTGTCGTGAAGACAGCGGGCGTGGACGAGTCGATCTGGAGGTTCGAGGGCCCGGCGGTCGTCTGCGAGTCGCAGGAGGAGGCCGTGCAGAAAATCCTCACCCAGCAGGTCAAGGAGGGCGACGTCGTCGTCATCCGCTACGAGGGCCCCAAGGGCGGCCCCGGCATGCAGGAGATGCTCTACCCGACCTCGTACCTGAAGGGCCGCGGTCTGGGCAAGGCGTGCGCCCTGATCACCGACGGCCGCTTCTCCGGCGGCACCTCCGGGCTGTCCATCGGCCACGCCTCTCCGGAGGCGGCGGCAGGCGGCACCATCGCCCTCGTCGAGGACGGCGACCGCATCCGCATCGACATCCCGGGGCGGACGATCGAGCTCCTCGTCGACGACGCCGAACTCGCACGCCGCGAGGCCGCCCTGGGCGGCGTGTACGCCCCGAAGAACCGCGAGCGCAAGGTCTCGGCCGCGCTCCGGGCCTACGCGGCGATGGCCACGAGCGCCGACAAGGGCGCGGTGCGGGACGTGTCGAAGCTGGGCTGA